The following proteins are co-located in the Candidatus Rokuibacteriota bacterium genome:
- a CDS encoding ABC transporter ATP-binding protein has product MPDLQASKPLLRVSSIETLYFDRIYALFGVSLEVQEGQIFAVLGPNGAGKTTLLKTLAGLLKDQPKKGTIAFRGQRIERRAPETVANLGIVYVPEDRGLFRELTVAENLELGLWGRRDDGIKRDLDFVYGMFPILEERARQQAETLSGGEQQMLALGRAMLRRPRLLMLDEPSLGLAPQVAKAVFDALRTISGTGTTILLVEQNARLALKIADQAAILEAGRVVLQGSAKELEANQDVREVYLGLGTADAGSPRGWRLYRKRRRW; this is encoded by the coding sequence ATGCCGGATCTCCAGGCCTCCAAGCCGCTCCTCAGGGTCTCGAGTATCGAGACGCTCTACTTCGATCGGATCTACGCCCTGTTCGGCGTGTCCCTGGAGGTGCAGGAGGGGCAGATCTTCGCGGTCCTCGGGCCAAACGGCGCCGGCAAGACCACGCTCCTGAAGACGCTCGCCGGGCTCCTCAAGGACCAGCCGAAGAAGGGGACCATCGCGTTTCGCGGCCAGCGGATCGAGCGGCGGGCGCCCGAGACGGTCGCCAACCTCGGCATCGTATACGTGCCCGAAGATCGGGGTCTCTTCCGGGAACTCACCGTCGCCGAGAACCTCGAGCTCGGGCTCTGGGGCCGCCGGGACGACGGGATCAAGCGGGACCTCGACTTCGTCTACGGCATGTTTCCAATCCTGGAGGAGCGGGCCCGGCAGCAGGCGGAAACCCTGTCGGGCGGCGAGCAGCAGATGCTGGCGCTCGGCCGGGCCATGCTCAGGCGGCCACGACTCCTGATGCTCGACGAGCCGTCGCTCGGGCTGGCGCCGCAGGTCGCCAAGGCGGTCTTCGACGCGCTCCGGACGATCAGCGGGACCGGGACCACGATCCTCCTCGTCGAGCAGAACGCGCGGCTCGCGCTGAAGATCGCCGACCAGGCGGCGATCCTGGAGGCGGGGCGGGTCGTCCTCCAGGGGAGCGCAAAGGAGCTCGAGGCCAACCAGGACGTCCGGGAGGTATATCTGGGACTCGGGACCGCCGACGCGGGCTCCCCGAGAGGATGGCGGCTCTACCGGAAACGGAGGCGATGGTGA
- a CDS encoding ABC transporter ATP-binding protein gives MGRLLEVKDLSLSFGGIKALAGVSMAIIDGETLAVIGPNGSGKTSLFNCITGIYRPSAGAITFKGESLLRLSPDAVTRRGIARTFQNLRLFLNMTVLDNLLLGRHIHFRKHFLEALLRLRAEEVRHRRRCEEIIEFLNLEPYRKSRVADCPFGVQKKIELGRALATEPALLLLDEPVSGLTAEEKEEVGYWIHEIRGRLGITILLVEHDLRVASRLASRMLALDHGVKMAEGTPEEVKRHPDVIRAYLGE, from the coding sequence ATGGGACGGCTCTTAGAGGTCAAGGACCTCTCGCTGAGCTTCGGCGGGATCAAGGCTCTGGCCGGAGTCTCCATGGCGATCATCGACGGGGAGACCCTGGCTGTGATCGGTCCGAACGGCTCCGGCAAGACCTCGCTGTTCAACTGCATCACCGGGATCTATCGCCCCTCCGCGGGGGCGATCACCTTCAAGGGGGAGAGCCTGCTCCGGCTCTCCCCCGACGCGGTGACCCGGCGCGGGATCGCCCGGACTTTCCAGAACCTCCGGCTGTTTCTCAACATGACGGTCCTCGACAACCTGCTGCTGGGCCGTCATATCCACTTCAGGAAGCACTTCCTCGAGGCGCTCCTGCGGCTGCGCGCCGAGGAGGTGCGGCACCGCCGGCGCTGCGAGGAGATCATCGAGTTCCTGAACCTGGAGCCGTACCGGAAAAGTCGGGTCGCCGACTGCCCCTTCGGGGTGCAGAAGAAGATCGAGCTGGGCCGGGCACTGGCCACGGAGCCGGCGCTACTGCTCCTGGATGAGCCGGTCTCCGGGCTCACCGCCGAGGAAAAAGAGGAGGTCGGGTACTGGATCCATGAGATCCGCGGCCGCCTCGGTATCACGATCCTCCTGGTGGAGCACGACCTGCGCGTGGCGTCGCGGCTGGCCAGTCGCATGCTCGCGCTGGATCACGGCGTCAAGATGGCGGAGGGGACCCCGGAGGAGGTCAAGCGGCACCCCGACGTGATCAGGGCGTACCTGGGGGAGTAA